In Raphanus sativus cultivar WK10039 unplaced genomic scaffold, ASM80110v3 Scaffold0887, whole genome shotgun sequence, the genomic window CTAAGCCAAATCGATGTGAAACTAAAAGAATAAATTCTTAAACCCCTTATAAACTTGAAATCTCTTGCATGGCTTTGCATGGTTCGGTTTGTGTGGTACATGTACCTCTTATAGATGATGAGCTTGTATATATTACAAGAGTTGTCCACACAAACCGCATGGGTCGATGATGCTTTCCATGGGAATGACTAGACCTTTGCACTCGTCCATATCATACatatttttgcaaattttatAAACCGGTTTCTATGATAATTGATTGCTTGAAATTAAACATAGAACTTCATGATCTAGGGAAATTGAACTCTCTGATTTTATATGGACGAGgcatgatatatttatttttataagatctTATAAGACCTAAAACaaaacttgaaattttatttcagATGCCAAACATTGCAAACTTGGATTTTGAACCCCTAAGTGTAAAGGGTGATAACTACTTGCAGTGGGCTTTAGACATTGAAATCTCTCTCGGAGCCAAAGGCTTAGAGGATTGTATTGTTGAAGGAAATGAATCAAGTAAGAAAGACAATGCTAAAGCCCTCATGATGATTCGCCATCACATTGAGGAGAGCTTGAAAGCTCAATATCTCACAGTGAACAATCCATACGAGTTATGGAAAGAGTTAAAATCGAGATATGATCACCAAAAGACTGTGATTCTTCCGGAAGCCATTTATGAATGGACTCATCTCAGGATTCAAGACTTTAAGTCTGTGAATGAATATAACTCAGCCTTATTTAGGATAGTCTCAAAGATGAGACTATGTGGCGAGAAAATAAATGATAAGCAACTATTGGAAAAGACTTATCAAACAATGTCAACAAGCAATTTGTTGCTCCAGCAACAATATaggtgatagtgctcaaattacccagtagagcttactctctcaaataagaggtacagctgtagtacttagggatcgaatcacgaggagttagggaaccgattaaataaaatatactaatcaatcctaggcaaggttggtttatctgatagaaataaaagtaacaaatcctaaaatgagcaaggcagttgctctaactaacaatatgaaggggtgtttaaatgggataaagagtgctagacatagggtttctattcaggaatggagattataatctctataaatgctttaacaagttgcttgcatgatactatagatctcagccgcttaacatatgtgaatgaatcactagttaaaatatctagatctctggccacacctttcgcatgatgacacagaaaaagagtcggtcgatatccttttgagatatcgagcgatacacctttcgcggcgccgatcgattcaccagTAGGgctatcgatcgacggcttctagatctgcctaggcgcggaccgaatatgaccgcgaggtctcaaggaggattatcgttcttctcaacgggaaacaggcatcgctcaaatggataattcaagataatctaagatcctagtgatctatgttctagttagctactctaaaacaagcatagggtacaatccatttgatgagtatcacaacttagcaattatagtttggggctaatcccacaaacctatttaaaccctagatctaacaagtagactactcagacatagctaaacaattcataacaatagatagatgaaaaaattgcatagatagaataaagtagaaatacaaaaggagatgagaaatctctccaatctctctcaaacaaataaaactctagtctctctctcacactctctgctttggttgtgaaaagcttcaagcttcaaagggtttcaaaactttccgtcaaaaatactttgcaggagtatttaagcatttccattaggttaaaaactcgtcaggggcaatctcgtaatttggtgaagtcttggtgaagtagtcggctaaaccatttcgtcctcgatatcgatcgacaacactgaatgtgtatcgatcgattataatcttctagtactcggatcttctcagctacatcgatcgacaactcaggatgagtatcgatcgattataatcgcaatgttgacttccgacttagtcttgaatggtcaactcgggtgtatcatctcttgtactccaaaatgctccaaaaacatcactttctcacaaaatgctcctgaacctgaaaacatacctaacaggctagaaaacagattaaatatatagtaaaacactagtataccatggttaaaaacgggtaaaatccatggtatatcaactcccccagacttactcctttgcttgtcctcaagcaaaaacagtagtctttggaaaaggtttggaaatagcaggaactcaaagattcaatatattgaagtcatcactctatgggtttgcaattcatgtctaaacatcctaatcacagaagttcatcatgccttatcctagcttagcaaccaaactcatctagtcaacaacttagcaattctcatctgacattcccctctactaacctcatttcttaacataaaataaagtgcaggctttaccttgggagtatcgatcaaagaacacatggattcaactcaaacaagtatctgaacacacaggtagtcttctctgatccctttctcccctcttctctcttcactgaatctcttattagtttcaatttcaacaggtttcgatgccacataggtcatctagtccatctcattgacatttgcattgtaactcatacatttttgacaaagtgtagcgaataatggggtcgcaggaatcactcctacccctcgtttccacaatgtgtgatcatccttgagatttagaatactggggtcgcaggagacactcctatccctctgcttctcaagaaatcatttcaatcttttataacataaacttagatctcgagatgccgaagagagagaaggaagggaaccagaaacacacagactttttaccttccagacttgtaagaggattccgatccagtgatatccaagccccaagacaagcaaataagtcagtattagtgttggaggtcagctttggttccttcaaacaatcttagctagtgaatatagatagcaagttgatccactttagcatctttagtactatctgcaatcagtaatctagaatggtgctaaagagtggtcagacaatcaaatataaatccatatcaatgttcctatttaatacttatgcgaaaaataattttgaaaaacattttaataaaaaccaaaataaaaacacatattagtaaactccccccagacttaaattacactgtcccagtgtaacatccggtggtgaggtaaataaaataaaacataattaataaatataacaagttagaatgaataaacctgatcgacaagatgtcgatcgattcgtagtggtatacgtcgatcgttagtaatggtcgtgtggtgtcgagcgatatgaatggtgaatgtcggtcgatggaattatcattctacttggatctaataaaaactgcaaaataaattcgaaaaagaaaaataaaagcaaaaagaaatataaaataaaaataaagaaaaagaaaacctaatagtgggttgcctcccactcagcgcttggttatagtcatttagcttgactgtggtaggtgagtgactcatggggtgcaaaAACTGCTGATTaccggacagcaatcatcaatcttgtgtctcctactattgaaccatgtggcgacgaagcttcttgtggcatcatccgcttgtagttgcttcttatctatctggaggactgtatcttgaagtttcctcacagaattctcgatgtattcgattttgtcaactttcctgtcgatggtctggtaggtatgTACGGACAATAATttcagctcactctgtaatgcatcgatcctgtccATAAttaactgatctcggtctgctaaagactcggtgtcgatcgatgctacgagatgcgcgtcggtcatttcgctgatgggtctgtcggtcgactcagcttccattgtgtcgatcgactgtgaacactgtccttggtactgcaaagcacgtatattgcccttcatgtggcgagtagttctgcagaggCTGTCAACCCgttcgttaacagtgtagtcaatggtCTCACAGGTTCCGTTGAGTCGCctttccatagcatccatagcctcgTACAACTCATCTTTAagctcatcaacttctgctgtagtgcatgctttcttcgctggtggtgattcgctgtcgatcgatgttggttcaggcctgtcgatcgatggaaagtAGCAAACTTAGCTTGGTCgttctggcgaattgtgtccaactctttctgtagaagatcgatcttcttgcttaaccattcgacattgttgttgagagggctgtagacgtctccaatccgtgtattgatgtaagcaacctcccattcatctttcttaggtgatgaacattctggtcggtccatggatgtagtcttgccgatgtcgatcgatggtacaggtactctgtcggtcgatactggtggcgtagcctctttctcaagcatgatcaatatgtttccaagctccactcttatctcagccatatcattttggaagtccttgtaactaacatccaaaggctggaaagtgtcttccaccaatgtgtgcatgtttgcctcaaggtgcgcctgagctctccatacatcagtcaccatatcatccacctcctctctactgtagggcactggtggtggtgtgtatgcagggtaagggcgtgtgtgtattggaagttggaagcaacctttgtgaaaaagggatgctctatccaaaagtctctttacttgctccttggtaacatgaaTGATCTCTCCATCAAATCCTCTAGCATAACCAAACTTATCTCTGTAGACatcatattcatccttagcttcccactcgaatctcctggatccatcagtactgaaggcacgtcgtccaaactccaatcgtctgtcgggcgatcagactcttggtctgtcgatcgatccgggatatccgccgtcgatcgacggtgttgaaacgatgtcgatcgattgtgaaggtcgaggttgaccgaagtgttgaggaactgtatcctcccttgtgttggtgttgtggttgtcctggacgtgatgtaggatgtctggatggctacgttgctttGTGAACAGGTTTtatggtccattggcaacttggaggatgtctgctatgtcctctctggttatgtgcagaactctttcatccatagctcttgcatagccatctgtgtccctgatatcataaggttcatgagatctcggttgagctctgttgaaggtgtcgatcgatgggtgtgtggtggtggcgatcgatggtgcacgtctagctgcacggttggatcgattgaacatgttgttgcagtcttccattgatgaatttctgaatgctggaagctgctgggtagaaggtgaaaagttttgaattttcgtggctcgagttgtcaaccttttatacccatgtgttgccctaatcggtgaaattccgattttgtcctttaagtcgtccgggttaatatcgatcgatattatactggcaatgtcgatcgatggacgatgtcgttttgctggatgaaataaataatcgatcgatggtgggcgtttgttgtcgatcgattgttGTGCAAAtatgtcattctccaagtaaatttccaagctctctcttcccaatagtcttcatcatattcttcactgtggtctccactgtgggaagaggtggctatgtttactgcaaaactctcatgaaatctgctatctgcccaactccttactcagtaatcatcttcctttcggttgggtgggatggcgaaattcgggtagcaatgatctggtagatcgagtttaTCATCTGGTGGATCTCTGTCGATCGAAGATCCAttgttgttgtcgatctcctctgacttgaatgtgtcgatcaatgacgtcaaagtactgtcgatcgatccagagtactctgtctcgtactcgacttcacaatgacaaactgtgatgataccagtatcatcttcctttaccactaatttggctggtggtttgtcaagcttgacagggtcgtagtggatatctggatcaatcatagtcaagcacatcctgttggtgttcatgtcacatatggctcctactgtagccataaatgctcttccaagtaagagggaagagttccaatttagcttgatgtctaggacatgaaaatccacagggacgatagcatcaccaatgtgtacctctaggtctttaatgaagcctccagagtttctctgagagtaatccacgaaagtaaaaatatgtggtgaaggctctacttgcaggcccagatggtctgccatgacctttggtaagatgccgactgatgaaccagtgtcacatagtgcatgaggaaattcaataccttgtaccacacagggtattgcaaacttcccaggatcactcttctttagcaaagtaatttttttcctcatctcttctctgacattgtcaaaccttctcctaatgtcagttttagtctcccttgtttctctgaagaacatccacaatctctttgtgaaataaacctcctcaaaaggtttctctggtgggattctgataactctcttagtgaaaccatcaatctccttttcattagcttccctcttaaggttcttaggaatcttctccttccgactccttaaccttcttccttcagtttcctctgatgcaggtgtagtgtctgaaaggttactagttatttcggtagggtagcttgtggtttcggtgtgggtctgagtgcattgattcggttgctgtctatcgatggtagttgcactcggtatgtgagaggtgcgtgtcgatcgataggtggagaatatggtcgatcgatacggttctcttcgttgtgtcgatcgatgagtggatcgtctcgtcggtcgatatcttcgtaggtgtgggtgggtgggtatggatgagaagccgtgaattcagcatgtgtcaatatcctaaccgcgttgcagtctgcaagcatatccggaaaagacatcgtcgatgtcgatcgatgtggactagttggtgtcgatcgacaccattgtgatccaccgagacttagcgaaCTTTCTACTTCAAAGTCTctttcttgtagcttctcctgtttcaccacttgccagaaatcatcatctatgatagcattgacgtggtgttttctatttccttcccctacttccttagaagttccaatcttCCTGATAGaatcttcagtctggacaatctgtgtctcaagtttcttaacttgagtgcagatggtgtctatcctcgtggtcagattgttgaagacataatcaatcttcccattgaagtctactgtaagcttctgctgaccttccagaactctatcaatcatggcatcaaacttactctcctgggtgggtggcggtgggttttggtaagctgagttgccgtagttacttgtgttggtgaagggtttctgatactgtgaactctggttgtagttactcttttgaccactgccaaaaaagtttctgtttccactctggtttccatatctctgaaatccagtacctccaatgtagttcacatcttcatCTGTATCATCCtgtctagcctctccttcttcagctgagcagactggttgccccagaaatgcatgtaaagcatctatattggctctgacttcattcatctggtcttccccgatggctgcaaccgatttcttcttgtcagagtcagtgtttttggtgctgctgctgttggctagattctcaataagtctcacagcctctattggattcctagtgttgaagttcccctcactagcagtatcaagagccatctgataccttaaggtgATACCTCTAtagaaagtgcttaacagctgcacttcattgaatccatggtgtggacagtctcgctggaagaacttgaatctgatccacgcgtctttaaaagtctcactaggcttttgcgcgaaagtggcgattttgcttcttaagtcttcagcgcgtgcctcatcaaagaaattacgcaggaaggcgtttttgatgtcggcccaggatgtcagtgatcctgtaggtagctgcttgagccagtgcgaagcttcttcaatcagtgagtatttgaagagcttgtagagtgggtagtcctcggggactccatccatacaaatagcagcgataagatcctcgaacctctccagatggtccataggatgctcgtgcgattgcccagaataaggtatctgagacacgagagagtagtactgaggcttgagctcgaagttcggcttcggcttctgaatctctagaagtcgaatagctgatctgttggtgtagtactcgtctggacggttatagtctgccaacgatcgtgtttgagcttctcctgtagctttagcttcaggttcagggattatgtttccctgtgcatctagcttctgacctgttgcattacgcagatgaccatcttggtcatacaggttttcattctcgccctgcgtgagaatgacaatcgcgaccatgcttcgcgagtagtgtcgatcgatatacggttggaagtatcgaacgatgcggatcggcgaacggtatcggtcgacggttgtgtctgagtgtcggtcgactgttgaacgtgagtatcagtcgacggtaatacggttctgtcgatcgatgcggagcgtaggtctttgcggattgagcgttccaagtgtgcaggatcctctgagaataatagttgatttcccttgttgcttctggtactgctgggcatgtacctgaaaagacaagaaaattttaaataagaaagggggtgaaagaaaaacctaagattaataagattaaatctaatggcgatcaaagctccccggcaacggcgccaaatttgatagtgctcaaattacccagtagagcttactctctcaaataagaggtacagctgtagtacttagggatcgaatcacgaggagctagggaaccgattaaataaaatctactaatcaatcctaggcaaggttggtttatgatagaaataaaagtaacaaatcctaaaatgagcaaggcagttgctctaactaacaatatgaaggggtgtttaaatgggataaagagtgctagacatagggtttctattcagtaatggagattataatctctataaatgctttaacaagttccttgcatgatactatagatctcagccgcttaacatatgtgaatgaattactggttaaaatatctagatctctggccacaccttcgcatgatgacacagaaaaagagtcggtcgatatccttttgagatatcgagcgatacacctttcgcagcgccgatcgacggcttctagatctgcctaagcgcgaaccgaatatgaccgcgaggtctcaaggagaaccgtcgttcttctcaacgggaaacaagCATCGCTCAAatgataattcaagataatctaagatcctagtgatctatgttctagttagttAATCTataacaagcatagggtacaatccatttgatgagtatcacaacttagcaattatagtttgggctaatcccacaaacctatttaaaccctagatctaacaagtagactactcaaacatagctaaacaattcataacaatagatagatgaaagaattgcatagatagaataaagtagaaataaaaaaaggagatgagaaatctctccaatctctctcaaacaaataaaactctagtctctctctcacactctctgctttggttgtgaaaagcttcaagcttcaaaggttTCAAAACTTTCCGTCAAAAAtactttgcaggagtatttaagcatttccattaggttaaaatctcgtcaggggcaatctcgtaattggtgaagtcttggtgaagtagtcggctaaaccatttcgtcctcgatatcgatcgacaacactgaatgtgtatcgatcgattataatcttctagtactcggatcttctcagctacatcgatcgacaactcaggatgagtatcgatcgattataatcgcaagtgttgacttccgacttagtcttgaatggtcaactcgggtgtatcatctcttgtactccaaaatgctccaaaaacatcactttctcacaaaatgctcctgaacctgaaaacatacctaacaggctagaaaacagattaaatatatagtaaaacactagtataccatggttaaaaacgggtaaaatccatggtatatcaatagGCAGAAAGGGTTCAAGACCTACAGTGCCCTCATAGCTTGTCTATTGCTTGCAGAACAGAATAATGAGTTGCTTATGAAGAATAATGACCTGAGACCACCCGGAACCAAACATGTTCCTGATGCACATCATGCCTCAAAAGAAACTAAGAACAACTCCGAAGCTAACCATGTCCAACATGACCAAAGGGGTCGTGGTTCCTCATTTGGAAGAGGTCGCGGCCGTGGAGGTCAGTGGCGAGGACGTGGACGTGGTGGCTATGGGAGAGGGCGTTACAACCCTTATGAGCGCCCAAACCAGTTCAGCAATGGGCGTGGTAGAGGCAGAGGTAGTGGGTCGACTTCTCGACAACAAAATTCAGGAAACTCAGTGTGTCATAGGTGCGGAGTATCTAACCATTGGGCAAAGAACTGCCAAACCCCTAAGCATCTGGTTGATCTCTATCAAGAGAGCATCAAAGGCAAGAACCTGGAGGCTCACATGGTGTACAAGGATGGCGAGGAAGACTTTGATCATGACAAGGATGATCTCATGGACTATGAGACTTCAGACATTCTGAAAAATGACCAAGTTGATTAAAAGATGCATCAAACGATTTGTGTTTGAATGTTTTGGTGTtttaggttttattttattttttttaagagcTTTTGCATTCtgtgttttatgattttatgattgaactttgtttttatttttatttttaataataatatgaataattcagattatattttattgtttagaataaaaagaagtatGGATACACTTGTGGTCGACAGTGGATCAAGCCACACAATTCTAAAGGataagaaattttttattgatCTAACAATGAAAGATGCAAATGTAAACACAATAGCTGGTATATCATCATTGATAAAGGGGCACGGCCAAGCTTATATTCTGTTACCAAATGGAACACATCTAGAAATAGATGAAGCATTGTATTCTCCAGATTCTAATAAAAGCCTTTTGAGCTTTAAAGACATTCGAAAGAATGGTCTTCACATTGAGACTGTTGGAGAAGGAGCCAAAGAGTTCTTGAATATATATGAACTCGGCCAGGATCATAAAAGGGTCTTGGAAACTATACCAGCTATAGCTACTGGTCTTTACTATGCCAAGATCAGTGTAGCAGAAACTAATGCTATGATAAGCAAAGAGATAAAAGAAAACTTTAATCTGTGGCATGACCGGTTAGGGCATCCCGGGACATCTATGATGCGTAAACTCATTCAAAATTCTAATGGTCACAGCCTGAAGGGCAGGCGAGTTATCCCTAAGGTCCATACGTGTGTGCCTTGTGCACAAGGTAAACTCCAGATTCGACCATCAGCAATAAAAGTGACTAAGGAAACTATAGGttttctggaaagaatacaagGTGACATTTGTGGACAAATACACCCACATAGTGGGACAATTAGGTACTTCATGGTACTCATTGATGCGTCCACAAGATGGTCCCATGTATGTTTATTGTCTACTCGGAATCTAGCCTTGGCAAGGTTGCTGGCTCAGATCATCAGATTAAGAGCACACTTTCCAGACTTTCCTTTAAAGACTGTACgtcttgataatgctggtgagtTCACTTCCCAAGCTTTTTATGACtactgtatgtccatgggggtgacAGTTGAACACTCCGTTGCACATGTCCATACACAGAATGGTCTAGCTGAGTCTTTTATTAAGATGATTTTGATGATAGCTAGACCCTTACTCATGAAAAGCAATCTGCCGACCAcagcttggggacatgcagTATTGCATGCTGCAGAGTTAGTACGCATCAGACCAtctagtgagcatagatattcaccATCCCAACTCCTATTGGGTCGAGAGCCAGACATCTCCCATCTTAAAACATTTGGATGTGCTGTTTACTATCCAATAGCTCCACCACAGAGAACAAAGATGGGAGCTCAGAGAAGGATgagaatatatgttggatatgactttccttcaattataaaataccttgAGCCAACCACGGGTGATTTATTTAAGGCCAGGTATGCGGATTGTCATTTTGTGGAATCCGAGTATCCAACATTAGGAGAAAATAATAACAAGCTGGTAAAAGAAATaacatggaatcatacatcccaagcatggcaagatcctcgaaCTCAAGCATGTGATCTTGAGGTTCAAAAGATTATACATCTACAAGAGCTAGCTAAtaaattgccagattcctttACTGACCCGAATAGAATGACCAAGTCATATATACCAGCAGCAAATGCACCAATAAGAATTGAAGTCCAAAAGGGACaaaaccaagttgctacagagtctaagcCACGTATgaaacgtggtagaccaattggttccaaGGATAAAAACCCTCGTATAAGTAAAAAGAGTGCTAAACAAGATGTGGCTGAGGGGGAGAAGGATCTGGTCGAAGTGGTTGAGCCATCCGTCCCAAGGCTCCGGGACATGGGCGAACCAACGCCCGGACACGATCCGGACGTACCAGTATCCGCGGACATGACCATTGGTACGGACGGTAAGGGACCTAGTGAGACTTGGGACGCTAAGACTCAGGGTTCTGAACCTCCGGACAATGAAGAGATCTCTACTAATTATATCATGTCTGGAAAACAATGGAACATAAAACATGTCGACATGGATGATATTTTTGCATACAAGGTAGCACTTGAGATCATAGGAGATGatgaggatctagaacccacGTCCATATATGAATGCATGCAGAGAAAAGATTGGCATAAgtggaaagaagccataaaTGTGGAGTTAAACTCTTTTAAGAAGAGAGGTGTCTTCGGTCCTATACTCCGAACACCAAATGATATAAAACCAGTGGGGTACAAATGGGTctttgtgaggaagagaaaTGAGAATGGAGAAGTCGTGAGATACAAGGCTCGACTCGTTGCACAAAGATTCTCACAGAGACCAGGAATCGATTATGAGGAGACTTATTCTCCCGTGGTTGATGCAACAACATTTAGATTCCTGATAAGTCTGGCCATAAGAGAAAATTTGGATTTACGGTTAATGGATGTAGTAACCGCATACCTTTATGGACCACTGGATTAATGATATATACATGAAAGTACCAGAAAGTATTGAACTACCTAAGAATGCTAAAGGTTCTCGAGAACAACATTGCATAAAATTAGATAAAGCATCatatggat contains:
- the LOC130503259 gene encoding uncharacterized protein LOC130503259 — encoded protein: MPNIANLDFEPLSVKGDNYLQWALDIEISLGAKGLEDCIVEGNESSKKDNAKALMMIRHHIEESLKAQYLTVNNPYELWKELKSRYDHQKTVILPEAIYEWTHLRIQDFKQKGFKTYSALIACLLLAEQNNELLMKNNDLRPPGTKHVPDAHHASKETKNNSEANHVQHDQRGRGSSFGRGRGRGGQWRGRGRGGYGRGRYNPYERPNQFSNGRGRGRGSGSTSRQQNSGNSVCHRCGVSNHWAKNCQTPKHLVDLYQESIKGKNLEAHMVYKDGEEDFDHDKDDLMDYETSDILKNDQVD